GCTTACGGGCCGGGCGAAGGTCCTCTCGATGCCCGCTGCGGGGAAGCGTGAGGTGAACGCTAGGCAGTGTGCCCCCGGCCATCCCTCCACCCCGGCTCTCCAGGACCCCGCCCTGCGTCTCCTCATCTCAGGTTTCCCAGGAACGGGACCATAGCCCCTCACCCCCAACCTCCCGGGACAGGGGCCATGCCTGCTTCACCCTGGGAACGGGCTGTACCCCATACATCCCCAGTCCTCCGGACAGGGCCCAAACCGTCCCCCGACCCTGGAGTTCCTGAGACACAACCAAATTCCCCAAACACTGGGCCCTCGGGACAGGCCAAGCCCGCTCACCCCAACCTCCCTAAGACTGGGACCGACCTTCCCTTATCTTCGGCTCCTTGGGACAGGGCCCGGGCCCGACCCCAGACTCCCTGAGAACAGGACTGAGCGCTCCTCACCCGGGTCCCCCAAGGACAGAGACAGGGCCCCTCACTTCGTGCCCCCGGAGGACTGAGCCAAGCCCCTGAGCCCCACGCGCCCGAGACGGCCAAGAGCCCTCCACCAAATGCTCCTCCAACACAGAACCGGCCCCTCCCCCGAGTCGGGATCCCAGGACCCGGAGATTCCCAGGTCGATCCCCCCAACCCAGGTCACTCGGAAGCACGGGGGTGGACGCTCGCTCGACGCGGGGGCGGCTTGGGCTACTCCCGGCGTCGGACCCACCGCCACCGGCCGCCCGCAGCAGCAGGGAGCCGGCCCCGCCTCTGCGCCCCCTGCCCCCGGCGCCCCTACCCCCGGCTCCGGCTCTCACCGCGCGGCCCGGCACGCCTCGAGCTCGGCCTGGAGGCAAGATGGCGCGCGGGCCGGGAGCGCGCCGAAGCCGCGGGGCCGCGcgcgccgggcggggcggggcctgagggccGTGGGGCGGGGCCTCCGCGGGAAAACAGGCCGGCCGGCGACCTGCGACCCTGCGCACACGCGCGGTCCGCGGTTACGCCCGGCGAGGGGCGCCCTGCTGGGCGGAGAGGAGCGGCCGTCGGCGGGGTCCCGCGTCCGGAGGGCGGGGAGGGTTTGTCCGTTAGAAGGTGGCAGGGCTGGCGTTGCCGGCTGAGCACGCCGCAGTCACAACGGCGAGGCGGCGGGGTTCGCTCTGGACCGGGACGAGAGGTTCCGCTGGAGGGGCTGCTGCTGCGCGACGAGAGCCTGGTCACCGAATTGTCAGCTTCGACCTCATCCTGTAGGCACTGGCCAGCCacgagggggcggggggggggtcttTCATCAGGGGCCAAACCAGTCCTACGCACTGCTCTCTGGCTGCAGTAGGGGGTGGCGACATCGGGCCACAAGCCCTGGTGCCTCCAGGCCACAGGGTCCCAGGCGCGTGCCCACGGAGACGCGTACGGTGCCCGGCGTATAACAGGCCCtcaaatatctgttaaatgacttgttgaaagaatgaaccAGAGAAgtggcagtgggaatggagaaAAGTAGATTAAGTTGGGAGATATTAGGAGGTAGGTTCGGTGAGGAGTTGGCGACTGTTCAGacggagaaggagggaagagtctGGGATGACTCCCGGTTTCAGACTTCGTTCGGACATGCCGAGTTTAAGACGCCGGAGACTGCGCAGGTCGTGTGGCCGGCAGGCCGTTGGAAAGGGACCAGGAGCCACAGCACCCGGAGACCACAAGGGGGCAGCAAACACCTGGTAAAGTGAGGTGTCAATCTCTCCGCTTTCTCTTCgtgctccctccccttcccaacgGGGGCCGCCGGGGCCAACCCCAAACCCCTGCGTCCAAAACTCTTCTGGGCTCCCCTTCTCGGTTTAGGGCACCAAGGGAGAAACTTCAAGGCTCCTCTCTACCTTTGCACGTGCGGCTCCCTTGGCTCTCAAAGACCCTGCATATCACCCTTCAGGGCTGCCTCCCCATCCCTTTTTCTTCTGTGCTCCAGCGGACACTGTGCCCACCTGGTGGGACTGCCCTTTTCCTTGACTGTCTCCCTGGCTAGCCTGTGCAGAGCAGGGATAAAGTGGCCCCTCCCTGCGTCCTCCCCACCTGGCATGGCATCTGACATTTAGAGGGTACTTGGTAAATATGGAACAAATGGATACATACCCGAATGTTCCACTCACATCAGTCAAATGAGCGCATTCATCCTGAGAGCACTACACTTCCCAGAAAGCCAGACCAGGATGAGTAGTACAGCTCCTGGTCCAACCACTACGAAGGTTGACAACTCCGCCCTCTACCACCCCTCCCGGACCCCATCCCGATCCGAGCCCAGGAAGCCAGCACACTCTTCCAGTGATCTCTACAGTTTATTATCACTGGAATAGGACACTGATGAGGGGAGGGGGTGCAAATAGCAAGTCTCAAGTAGCCAGACCTCTGACCTCAGAACCCCACCTGAGTGCAGACAGCTAGGCCACGAATCCAATAAATACAGCGCTGCCTCTGCCCTGTTACAAGAGCAGGTTGACACAGGGCCCTGGAGCCTGGCTGCCCTGGCCCACCCTGGGATGGAGAGCAGTCATCACTCCTCTGCGGGCTTCACTTGCTTGGCGGCCTCTAGCTGGCAAAGTAGCTCATCCCACTGCACGAACTGCTTGGAGAGAAGCATTGTCTGGTCATAGGTCAAGGTGAGAACAGGAGTCTGAGGGAGTGGAGAGATTTTGCATCTACCAAAAGGGTATGGGAGCAGGTAGGTGAAAGACAGGCTGGTTGGGATGGGATGAGAGACAGAGCGAGGGATGGAGCAAGAAGATAGGGCTTTGGACAGCACTCCTCCAGGCCCAGCTGAGCAGAAAGGATACAGTCTTGTTATACTCCTCCAGAAGAGCCTTGGACTCCTCAGTGACCTCCACACACTGGTCCTGTGGGGCCAAGGTATGGCAGAGAAAGGAGTTGGACAAAGCCCCCACCACTTCCCACTAACCTTCCTGCCTTATCAGGGACCCTCACTCCCCAAAGAGCCCAGAAAAGGTGATGTTTTACCCCAGAGACAAAAGGAGCAAATATCTAAAGGGGCACTTTCAGGTTCCAGGATAGGTACCCCAACAGCAGTCCTAAGGCTGATGGAAGGGGGAGTGGACCACACATTTAAGGAAACATTCCTGCTAGTATATGTCTCCTCCTCCCCGTCCCCTATTTCTGAACGTTCTTTGAACTTTACACGAGGGCCTGGGAATAGTGAAAAGACAGCTCCTCTACCCACAGTCAAGGACACACAATCCACAGGAATTCTTGGGTGCCTCCTGACGTCAACCTTCTGGTGTCTCAGAATAGCCCTACCAGGATCCTGGATCCTGGGAGACCTGGATGTGGCCCTAGGGAAGTCCTTTCCCCTTGTAAGGCAGATGGAAGGTAAAGGATTAACCCCCCAAGTTTCCCCTGGAGCTGACATCAGGGGAGCCTGAGGCTGCTTCCCCAGGTGGCAGTGGTGTGGACTAGGAACCTCACCACCTCCCTTccagtcctctcccctcccaAACCTGCTGCTGGATGTGGATCTGGGCCAAGCGCTGCAGGCGGGCGGCATGCTCAGGAACGGCTGTAAAACACAACGCACACTGCCCGATGAAGCTGTGCCTTCCCCCGGGACTGCTCAATAGTCTATTAGGTCTTCGGCAGGATTAGAGTATTGAGTGGAGAAGCTAAACGAACGCTAGGCTTCATCGACCGCTGCagctggaggtggtggtggggctcCCTGCCCACCCTAGTCTTACTCTAGGACCCAAAGGGGAGGGGAACATACAGGCCCCTAGGAGAAGACAGAACCTTGGGGTCCCCAGAGTTGCCCCGTACCTCCACCTCAGTGCTGTCAGCAAGGCCAGGTAAAGAGAGCTTTGCCTATCTTGGGATCTGTCCCTTTGCTCCCAGCCCAGCGGGACCAGGTCTGCCTGGCCTAGGGAACAGGAAGCCTGGAGGTGGGCTGAGGATGAATGCCAGGTCCTTAAGCAGGCCACCTGGAACCCAACACCCAGAGCCTCAGCCACCATGCTGGGCCCACAGCTTAAGGCTGTCAGATGCTTAGCAGGTAGCTGACCAAGGCTAGGGAGGGGGAGCTGGGAAAAATACCTCCAGAGCCAGACAAGATGGATATCTGGATTCAATTAAAGCCACTGTCTGCTCATCAAAACCCAGTTCCAGGGGCTGCTCCCAGCAGTGTGGCAGGAAGaatcacacacactcacacagcaGCAGGGACTCTTTCAGTAGAATCTGGGCTCTGCAGCACCCTGAAGGACAGATGCTAAGGGCTGGGGTGGAAGGCAGAAGGAatccccaggggccagccccgtagccaagtggttaagttcccgcgctctgcttcggcggcccagggtttcgctggtttgaatcctgggcgcagacatggcaccactcatcaagccatgctgaggcggcatcccacatgccacaactagaaggacccacaactaaaaatacacaactatgtaccagggagctttgggagaaaaaggaaaaataaaatcttttaaaaaaatgaaggaatccCCAGAGTTAGGGGCTGCTGGGCTCACACTAGTGTCCTTAGGCCCGAACTGCCTGAGGTTCTGAAATTGAGCTCTCCACCCTGGCAATTTTAACCCCAATGCAGGTGGCAGGTCCCCCCAGGGTGAGGGTAAAGACAAGGAGCAGACCTAGCCCAAGCCTCAGGAACCTGAGGCACAGGGACGTCCTGCCCATCCCCCACGTCCCCAGGCAGAGCAGTGCAGCTACAGCCCAAGAGGTACCTTTGATGTGAGCGCTGTCCAGCATGGGCACCAAAGCCTCCACCTGCTCCAGGAGTGCGACCTGGGAGAGGACGAACTGCTCCTCTGCGGCATAAACAGACAAGATAGGGGCAACGAGGCAAGCCTGGGCGCTGCCAACCCCATGCAAGGGGCTGAGGACCCGGCAGGGGAGATGGCTGGGTCCTGGAGCTTGGGGCAGCTactctgcccactgccccctTCTCTAGGTGCACGTTCCCCCATTCTGCCCCCACCTCTCCTGGATGCCTTTAGTCTGACCCATCTTGAGCCCAAGGAGCCTCTAAGTTTCTCCAAATCCCACCCTTCTCCAAGTTTTAACTCTAAGGCCTCTTCCTCTAGCCTCTTATCAACAAACTCAGTGAGCTGCTCCTGGGTCATAGGAAACAAAGTACTTCAGACTTGGGTCCCTACACTCGAGGGCTCCCAGGGAGGTCTGAAAGAGAAGACATGTGGCAGACTAGCAGGCAGGTTCTGCTCAGTGGCTCTGAGAGGCACAGGCAATACAAGCTCCTGGAGAGCTAGGACAGTAACAGGAGAGTCCAGCGAGGAGAGCAGGAGCGAGGCTGGGCCCTGCACAGGGGATTTCAATGGTTGCAAAGAGTGGGAAGGGTGCTGAAGAAGGGAGGACTGTTAGGTCAAACGTTTGGAGGCAAGAATGCTTGTCaattagaagaggaaaaagaattcaACTGGCTGAACTGGAGCAAGGAGAGTACAGGAAACAGAGCTGGATGGGAGGGTAGATCTGGCAGACTGTAGAAAGCCTGAAGGGCAGACTAAGGAATTAGGACCTCATCCTtgcaaggagacagagagagacactgaGGTTCTAAAGCAGACAAAGTAGCATGTTGGAAATGCTTTGGGAAGATGATACTAGACCACATGTAAGAAGGGAAAGACTAGGGTCAAGAAGAGGAATTAGGAGACTACAACTGCTCACACGTGAGAGGATGAACACTGAGGCCATGGCAACAGGGAGGGCGGAGAGGCTAGACTCAAGAGTCAGTGCAGGAGAAGATCTGAACTTGGGTGCCTGAGCCACCACAATGGCTCACAGACGTCCTGGTTCATCATTGTAAACCTCACACCTAGGAGAGTCTGGATCACAGCAGATGATCAGTAAATatctttgaatgaatgaacaaatccAGGTACTTGGCAAACCCTACCTCGTGGAGTGGCTGACTAACTGATTAGCAGACATCGCTAAGACAACAGTTCCTGCCTAGAACTCTGAAATCCCCGAGCTTTCTCACATGAAAGAAAGATGTTGAAACTCATGCCAGTATTCTCACCTGTCCCAAATGCAATGCTGTCTGCCCTCGCCCTTTCCTAGACGCTTCTGTCTAGTAAGTGGAAGAGAGGAAGTTTCTGAAGGAAAATCCTAGAGGCAAAACACTGATAGAACATTGGAGCAGCCTGCATTGTCGCTGGCACCATGGCCTGCAGCTGGCATAAGTATACTGCACCCAATGCTTGCTAGAGGACCACAGGACCACCTCAAGCCTCAGCCCAGAGCCAGGCCAGAATTCCAGAGAGCAGCTTCTAGGGCTGTATCCATGAGAGGACTGACAGGGAGGCCATCTCTGTCCCCAGCTTCCCCCACAATCCACATCCCCAGATGCACGTGCACACATTGTCCAGCACTACCTGCTAAGACGAACTGCAGCTTCGAGGCATCGGGCATGGCAATGCGGCCAATGTACTCAGGGTCCAAGTATCTGATCAGGTCTTCAACTAGAAAAGTAGCAAGATGGGAAACGGAATAGTGTTGGGGAGTGGGGATTGTCTTGTGAAGGACATTAGCGGAGTGATCAACTTTGGGGAGAGCCTTGAGTGAGGAGCCGACACCCACAGTGTCCTTCAGCAGGCCCCCAACCCTATTTCCCTGTCTCTCCCCTCTGATCACCTGTTAGCTGACCTCAAACTTTAAAGCTGGGAACACACTTGCCTCCACCACCCCGGGAGTCCTCAGCATTCCCAGTGACCTATCTTCACCAGGGGTGAAGGGACACCTGCCCCTCAGTGCCACCAAGACAAGCCAGAGCTTTATCTGATTTCTAGTTACTGAGTAGGGTGCTAGCTCTGACAAAATACAATAGGCATGGCTGAGCCAAGGCTGGGTGGGGCTCTCAGTGCCTAATTTCTTTCCCACCTATAAACCTTGCCTGTGGAAATCCCatacccctcctccctccatcaaGGAGATCTTTCAGGCAGAGCTCTTATCCCATAACTTAGGACACTGTCATGGGCTTGGAGTTTAATCACAAAGTAGAAATCACACCCCAATTCACACTATTAGAGGGAAATGTCTTCACATTCTATCCCCAAAGGGCCAGGGCCAGGTCCCAGGAAGCATAGGCATGGAAGGAGGGCAGGCAGGCCCCCCACGGAAGCACTTACTCTTTTTGTACAGAATCTTCACCCTCTCCCTCTTGCTAGCGATGTTCCCCAAAGCCACCTGCACCTTGACCAAGCCATCAGCCACCTGGAAGGGAAGTGGAAGTTAATTCCAAGATTCACCTCCTGGCTCAAGGCTTGGAAGAGGTAAAGAACCCTCATTCCCTCAGACTCTCAAACCGCCTTGTCCCAGCACTCTAGGTTGGTCCCCTTCTCTTGTACTAAAGGAGATGCAACACTACCTTCCAGAGAACCTCAGTGTGAAGGGGGAGATAATCATGTACTCCTTGGGGAGCTTCAAGTCTGACTGGGGAGGTAATGAACTATGTTAGAGTTTAGGGGGCACTAGCACATACTATATATTCCCTGGTTCCTACCTCTCTGGCTGAACCTACCTAGGCTTTAAGAGTAGAGGGTGAGGAATGCCAATATTCAAGGGTCAAAtatgtggggggctggccccgtggccgagtggttaagttcgcgcactccgctgcaggcggccctgtgtttcgttggttcgagtcctgggcgtggacatggcactgctcatcaggccacgctgaggcggcgtcccacatgccgcaactagagggacccacaacgaagaatatacaactatgtactggggggctttggggagaaaaaggaaaaataaaatctttaaaaaaaaaaaaaaaatgtgggcaGGCAAATAAGaccaagcagcagcagcagccagagagGTAGAGGAAAACCAGGAGGGTTAGTGTCACAGCTGTCAAAGGGAGGGAACGTTTTGAGAAGTCAGTTCTCAAATAGGGCACAACCTGCTGGTGACAACTAATTCCACAAGAAGCCTACAAACAGACATCATCCTCTCTGATGCACTCAACTCCAGGATATGCCTGACACGCCACCTTCGGGAAAACATCTTCCCATAGTAAAAAAAGGGATCTGAGGGCAACTGAACTTCACAGTTGTCAAAACTCAGTGACTGGTGTGAAAGAGAGCCGGTCCATATCTGAACATTCAGTATCCAACCTCTTCCCCTCCTAATCCGGGCCCTCTCAGACCTCATCTTCCACCCGCTGAAGCCTTCCTCAGCCacctctgctctgcctcctcgGGGGTTCCATGGACCTCTCTCTGCACAGTTCATTTAGCGATGAATTGCGCAGGGCTGCGTGACGGCCCTTCCGTCGTGGACTTCAGCTCTTACTGAAACTCTCGTTAGTTTCTCGAGTGTGTCAGGTCTCCCCAATTAGCTCGCGAGGGCAGGGGCGCAGCCTCGGCCACAGTTCACACTGAGCCCATCTCAAGTGGACCTAATAACCTGCAGCGCCCTCCATGGAAAGGACCTCGAGGGTCCGATGTGCTCGGGAGGTCTCGGATCTTTGTTATTTCCGAGGCCGGGCTGCGGGCGACAGGACAGGAGCGGTGGCACCCAGTCCTAGGACCAGGCCGGGAGACGGCTCTTGCTCTGCCCCAGAAGGGACTACTGGACCCCAGATCGCTCACCTTCCGCGAGCCGCGCGACCCGCCTGGCCCGTACACCCAGCGCTCCAGCTCCTCCACACGGGCCTGGAGCCGCTGCACATCGGTCACTGCCGCCATAGCCACCGCCGCCCTGCCTCGGCCCGAGCACAGCCAGGGGGCGGGACGTCCGTCCTCAGAAAGAAGGCTGGCCAATCCGAGCGCAAGGGAGCCCCTCTATACAGGAAGTGACGTCACGAGTCAGGCCTTCTGTGCCGGAAGTGATCCGCAGTTGTCTGGTTACCTAGGCAATGGGTACCTGTCAGGCACTACCGTAGTTTTTAGCTCCTGCTTGTCGGGACAAACTTTGCCTTTCTTCTTCTAATTTCAGGGTACCAAAAAGGCTTCCCCACCCCATTCCCCGAGGTCGCACATATAAATACACTCATTATGACAAGATTGGTCTGCTCCCATAGATCAGTAAGAGGCCCTATGAGATACCATAATCTTCTGGAGTCTTCTAAGGTTCAAGTGATTAAAGTgtcttgcccaaggccaccccgCACTATATGGGAGAAtcgggatttgaactcaggcagtctgatTCATGAGACCCAGCTCTTCTACTCTCAGAGACCTTTGCTATTCTGTTTTCCCCTCTGAGAACTCCCGGCCCAAGGCAGCGGTGTACACCACATaattcctccccaaaccccagacCCAAACAAGGAGAGGAGGCACTGGAAAGGGAGGGACTGCAGCTTTATTATCCATATGTGACCCAAGGGACATATCCTTCACAACACCCCAACCCAACCCTCCACCTGGCTCCTGGAGAGAAGCAGGTCTGACTCGAAGAGATAGGGTCCTAGAGATGACAATGACACAGGGGGGCACATGAGGACATGATGGAGGTTACTGGGGGTAGAACCCTTTGGTAGATGCTGCTGGAGTtggccagggaggaggagccctCCCTTTATAATGAGGTAGATGTAACATCAAAAGAAAACTCTTTGGCTTCAAGTCCATGTGgcatgtgggggggggggggagtggtcACCTCCCAGGGCTGGGTCCTAGAGTGGGCACCCTGGAAGAATCAAGGTGTGGGGGGTGTCTCTTTCCCCCTCAGCAATGGGGCTGGAAATCTTAATTCCAAGCGGGAGCTCTCAGGGTGAGGCACTGGAAGGGGCCCCTgtagggggtgggggtgcagggttGGTTGGGCCCTGGGAAGCTGGCACAGGCTGGCGGCGGGCAAAGAGGATGCCTGGCAAAGGGATGAGGAGATGGTAGAGGGCAAACACAAGCAGGAGGGGG
The window above is part of the Equus caballus isolate H_3958 breed thoroughbred chromosome 23, TB-T2T, whole genome shotgun sequence genome. Proteins encoded here:
- the DCTN3 gene encoding dynactin subunit 3 isoform X2, yielding MAAVTDVQRLQARVEELERWVYGPGGSRGSRKVADGLVKVQVALGNIASKRERVKILYKKIEDLIRYLDPEYIGRIAMPDASKLQFVLAEEQFVLSQVALLEQVEALVPMLDSAHIKAVPEHAARLQRLAQIHIQQQDQCVEVTEESKALLEEYNKTTMLLSKQFVQWDELLCQLEAAKQVKPAEE
- the DCTN3 gene encoding dynactin subunit 3 isoform X1, yielding MAAVTDVQRLQARVEELERWVYGPGGSRGSRKVADGLVKVQVALGNIASKRERVKILYKKIEDLIRYLDPEYIGRIAMPDASKLQFVLAAPRLASLPLSCLFMPQRSSSSSPRSHSWSRWRLWCPCWTALTSKPFLSMPPACSAWPRSTSSSRTSVWRSLRSPRLFWRSITRLQCFSPSSSCSGMSYFAS